Proteins encoded together in one Cetobacterium somerae ATCC BAA-474 window:
- a CDS encoding ABC transporter ATP-binding protein, protein MNEIKFKNVSKSYGDTKIVNNLNLTIKAGERLVLLGPSGCGKSTTLRMIAGLEEITSGDILFGDKRINDIEAGDRDIAMVFQNYALYPHLTVWDNIIFGLKMNGVDKTEINTRTTEVIKILNLQGLEKRYPKELSGGQRQRVALGRAAVKNSDFFLLDEPLSNLDVQLRNSSREELIKLHEINRPTFIYVTHDQIEAMTIGHRIAILNKGDLQQIDTPEEVYNNPANIFVAKFIGTPPMNILIGKVANKKLYINDRCIFSNENVIPNLSNRNLIYVGIRPEHILVYTEDAFNRIQGEVTRIENYGNQKCISVSIGNENIKASIKNDQDIKKNQKIYLEIDTAKCSYFDIKTETNLKVEG, encoded by the coding sequence ATGAACGAAATTAAATTTAAAAATGTATCAAAAAGTTATGGAGATACAAAAATTGTAAACAATTTAAACTTAACAATAAAAGCTGGAGAAAGATTAGTCTTATTGGGTCCATCTGGATGTGGTAAAAGTACAACTTTAAGAATGATCGCTGGCTTAGAAGAGATTACATCAGGAGATATATTATTTGGGGATAAAAGAATCAATGATATAGAAGCGGGTGATAGAGATATTGCAATGGTATTTCAAAACTATGCCCTATATCCTCATCTTACAGTATGGGATAATATAATATTCGGATTAAAAATGAATGGAGTAGACAAAACTGAAATCAATACAAGAACAACTGAGGTCATAAAAATATTAAATCTTCAAGGATTAGAAAAAAGGTATCCTAAAGAATTATCTGGAGGACAAAGACAAAGAGTAGCTCTTGGTCGTGCTGCTGTAAAAAATTCTGATTTTTTCTTACTAGATGAACCTTTATCAAATTTAGATGTTCAACTTAGAAACTCATCTAGAGAAGAGCTTATAAAGCTACACGAAATAAATAGACCTACATTTATTTATGTTACTCATGACCAAATTGAAGCTATGACAATTGGTCATAGGATAGCAATTTTAAATAAAGGAGATTTACAGCAAATAGACACCCCTGAAGAAGTTTACAATAACCCAGCAAATATATTTGTAGCAAAATTTATTGGAACTCCACCTATGAATATCTTAATAGGCAAAGTTGCTAATAAAAAACTTTATATAAATGATAGGTGTATATTCAGTAATGAAAATGTAATCCCTAATTTAAGTAACAGAAACTTAATATATGTTGGCATTAGACCTGAACATATTTTAGTTTACACTGAAGATGCTTTTAATAGAATTCAAGGAGAAGTAACAAGAATTGAAAACTATGGAAACCAAAAATGTATCTCAGTTTCTATTGGAAATGAAAATATAAAAGCTTCTATTAAAAATGACCAAGATATAAAAAAAAATCAAAAGATTTATTTAGAAATCGATACAGCAAAATGTAGCTATTTTGATATCAAAACAGAGACAAATTTAAAAGTGGAGGGATAA
- a CDS encoding carbohydrate ABC transporter permease produces MKKKETLLATAFLMPALTIFTIFIFYPICKTFYLSFFQWNMISKNKKFIGLENYTDILTENSVHKSLINTLIYIGLLIVFNFILPYIIAYVLAFLVSKFKGFYRTMFFFPSIISLVVASLIFIWVFNPMIGPISKIYELLNLKPQFWLKTNGLVMVLITLITTWKIFGYNLILLLAGILEVPTELIESAKLDKVSNLQIFLYIVIPMTSSTALYVIVMTIVYGLQQVFVPINVLTQGGPNNGSTNLVYSIYQYAFTFFQTGRASALSVITMLFFFILISIKIKVLEKGVYYEN; encoded by the coding sequence ATGAAAAAAAAAGAAACACTTTTAGCAACAGCATTTTTAATGCCCGCTTTAACCATTTTTACCATTTTTATTTTTTATCCCATTTGTAAAACTTTCTATTTAAGTTTTTTTCAATGGAATATGATTAGTAAAAATAAAAAATTTATTGGACTTGAAAATTATACAGATATATTAACAGAAAATAGTGTCCATAAATCTTTAATAAATACTCTTATATACATAGGTTTATTAATTGTATTTAACTTTATACTTCCATATATTATTGCTTATGTTTTAGCATTTTTAGTGAGTAAATTTAAAGGTTTTTATAGAACTATGTTCTTTTTCCCCAGTATAATTTCATTAGTTGTAGCTTCTCTAATTTTTATATGGGTATTTAATCCTATGATTGGACCTATATCAAAAATTTATGAGCTCTTAAATTTAAAACCTCAATTTTGGTTAAAAACTAATGGTCTCGTAATGGTTTTAATAACTCTTATAACTACTTGGAAAATTTTTGGTTATAATTTAATTCTTCTATTAGCTGGAATACTCGAAGTTCCTACTGAACTTATAGAAAGTGCTAAACTTGATAAAGTTTCAAACTTACAAATATTTCTATATATTGTTATCCCAATGACATCATCAACTGCACTATATGTTATCGTTATGACAATCGTATATGGATTACAGCAGGTATTTGTTCCTATAAATGTTTTAACTCAAGGTGGACCAAATAATGGTAGTACAAACCTTGTATATAGTATTTATCAGTATGCATTTACATTTTTTCAAACAGGAAGAGCTTCAGCACTTTCTGTTATAACAATGCTTTTCTTCTTTATATTAATTTCTATAAAGATTAAAGTTTTAGAAAAAGGAGTTTACTATGAAAATTAA
- a CDS encoding ABC transporter substrate-binding protein: MKKNILKGIILGSLFLVGCEKEEKTTISNKPIEIEYWHVASESFGGGTIKELVKNFNEKNSDIKVIEKFNPDMYKGLTQNLQVAVAARKKPAIVQMGYSYLNYANDNFDYVTAQEIIEKYFPEDKNYLSNNFLSNILELGQVNGKQVGIPYSISNPIMYINSDLMNEAGINIANTPKDWETVRKYSEIIKEKTGNMGLFVQEYADNWAQQALIEGNGGKILIEKDGKTIPTFASKESSEAYQYLADMVQDNIALHASNDEGFQTFLNGRLGMVITTIGKRDNFESTAKFKIIGEKFPVFNGKERKLPAGGNMLMIMTDSSDEQKASWRFMKYLLEEEASEKWTKGTGYLPSAIQNENSEIAKFLNENQLMRVANEQLKNMGKWASFSGTNALQAEQLLIDVRDVILSGEKKAEQALKEVEEKITNLVK, encoded by the coding sequence TTGAAGAAAAATATTTTAAAAGGAATTATTTTAGGAAGTCTATTTTTAGTAGGATGTGAAAAAGAAGAAAAAACTACAATATCAAATAAGCCTATCGAAATTGAATATTGGCATGTTGCATCTGAAAGTTTTGGCGGTGGAACAATAAAAGAGCTCGTTAAAAATTTTAATGAAAAAAATTCTGATATAAAAGTTATAGAAAAATTTAACCCTGATATGTATAAAGGATTAACACAAAATTTACAGGTAGCCGTAGCTGCGAGAAAGAAACCTGCCATTGTTCAAATGGGATATTCATATTTAAACTATGCAAATGATAATTTTGATTACGTAACAGCTCAAGAAATTATAGAAAAATATTTTCCTGAAGATAAAAATTATTTAAGTAATAATTTTTTATCAAATATATTAGAACTTGGGCAAGTTAATGGAAAGCAAGTTGGAATTCCATACTCAATAAGCAATCCAATCATGTATATTAATTCAGATCTTATGAATGAAGCTGGAATAAATATAGCAAATACTCCTAAAGACTGGGAAACTGTTCGTAAATATTCAGAAATAATAAAAGAAAAAACAGGAAATATGGGATTATTTGTTCAAGAATATGCTGATAATTGGGCTCAACAAGCTTTAATTGAGGGAAATGGAGGTAAAATTTTGATAGAAAAGGATGGAAAAACTATTCCAACATTTGCTTCCAAAGAATCCTCTGAAGCATATCAATACTTAGCTGATATGGTTCAAGATAATATAGCTTTACATGCTTCTAATGATGAAGGATTCCAAACATTTTTAAATGGTAGACTTGGAATGGTTATAACTACAATTGGAAAAAGGGATAATTTTGAATCAACAGCTAAATTTAAAATAATCGGTGAAAAATTCCCTGTATTTAATGGAAAAGAAAGAAAATTACCTGCTGGTGGAAATATGTTAATGATTATGACAGATAGTTCTGACGAACAAAAAGCTTCTTGGAGATTTATGAAATATTTATTAGAAGAAGAAGCTTCTGAAAAGTGGACTAAAGGAACTGGATATTTACCTTCTGCCATCCAAAATGAAAATAGTGAAATCGCAAAATTTTTAAATGAAAATCAACTTATGAGAGTAGCTAATGAACAACTCAAAAATATGGGGAAATGGGCTAGTTTTTCAGGAACTAATGCACTTCAAGCAGAACAATTATTAATCGATGTTAGAGATGTTATTTTAAGTGGTGAGAAAAAAGCAGAACAAGCTTTAAAAGAAGTTGAAGAAAAAATAACAAACTTAGTTAAATAA
- a CDS encoding carbohydrate ABC transporter permease: protein MKKEQKLTGILFSIPSLVILITFYIFPLMKTILYSLSFTDAKGQIVEFAGIENFYELITDSTFHESILVTLKFSFITVLFSMIISLFLAIICNEKLKGIKLFRIIFSSSMGVSVSASSSIVLFLFHPSVGLINDILNLFGILPINWFTSSTYAIWAISFATIWMNIGFGFLVLTAGLQNISQEIDESCEVDGVDYFTKLFKITIPLLSPSLFYLLITTTLKAFQSFGQVDMLTGGGPANSTNFIVYSIYKTAFSNYRFDYASAQGLFLLLLITVIMVIKFKLERKVHYQ from the coding sequence ATGAAAAAAGAACAAAAATTAACGGGTATTTTATTTTCAATACCATCATTAGTAATACTAATAACATTTTATATTTTTCCATTAATGAAAACTATTTTATATTCTTTATCATTCACTGATGCAAAAGGACAAATAGTAGAATTTGCTGGAATTGAAAATTTTTATGAACTAATTACAGATTCAACATTTCACGAGAGTATTTTAGTAACTTTAAAATTTTCATTTATAACAGTTTTATTTAGCATGATAATATCTTTATTTTTAGCAATAATATGTAATGAAAAATTAAAGGGAATAAAGCTATTTCGGATTATTTTTTCATCAAGTATGGGTGTATCAGTATCTGCAAGTTCAAGTATAGTTTTATTTTTATTTCATCCAAGCGTAGGATTAATAAATGATATTTTAAATTTATTTGGAATTTTACCAATAAATTGGTTTACAAGTTCAACTTATGCAATTTGGGCAATTTCTTTTGCCACAATTTGGATGAATATAGGATTTGGTTTTTTAGTTTTAACTGCAGGATTACAAAATATAAGTCAAGAAATAGATGAAAGTTGTGAAGTAGATGGAGTAGACTATTTTACAAAACTTTTTAAAATAACAATTCCACTATTAAGTCCAAGTTTATTTTATTTATTAATAACGACAACATTAAAAGCTTTTCAAAGTTTTGGTCAAGTAGATATGTTAACTGGTGGTGGACCTGCAAATTCAACTAACTTTATAGTTTATAGCATATATAAAACAGCGTTTAGTAATTATAGATTTGACTATGCTAGTGCTCAGGGATTATTTTTACTTTTATTAATTACAGTTATAATGGTGATTAAATTTAAATTGGAAAGGAAGGTGCACTATCAATAA
- a CDS encoding carbohydrate ABC transporter permease, with protein sequence MKIKESKWHVLFLLIIGIQIFPLIYMLSISFKSMSQIFADPLSIIPRVITFRNYTYIFENVDILRYIWNTFFISAAITFGKIITSILAGYILTFKNFKGKKILIFLILGTLFVPFTVTMIPNYLMISKIGLLNSSLGVILPQLADGMGIFMIIQNMKGIPKSILEVTKLDKIKETKVLYYIILPMIKNSIISMGILFFINSWNEYFWPLLILSEKKNYTLSLALQMFISSEGGNDWGVTMAIATLTIIFPIIMYAFFQKKIMTSFVKSGVKG encoded by the coding sequence ATGAAAATTAAAGAAAGTAAGTGGCATGTCTTGTTTTTACTAATTATAGGAATTCAAATTTTTCCTCTTATATATATGTTATCAATCTCTTTTAAAAGCATGAGTCAAATTTTTGCAGATCCTTTAAGTATAATTCCCAGAGTTATAACATTTAGAAATTATACTTATATATTTGAAAACGTAGATATTTTAAGATATATATGGAATACATTTTTTATATCTGCTGCTATAACTTTCGGTAAAATTATCACGAGTATTTTAGCTGGGTATATTTTAACTTTTAAAAATTTTAAAGGTAAAAAAATCTTAATTTTTCTAATTTTAGGAACTCTATTTGTTCCTTTTACAGTAACTATGATACCTAATTATCTTATGATTTCTAAGATTGGGCTTTTAAATTCAAGCTTAGGAGTTATCCTTCCTCAATTAGCTGATGGAATGGGAATATTTATGATTATACAAAATATGAAAGGAATCCCTAAATCTATTCTTGAAGTAACTAAATTAGATAAAATTAAAGAAACTAAAGTCTTATATTATATTATTTTACCAATGATTAAAAATTCTATTATATCTATGGGAATACTATTTTTTATAAACTCATGGAATGAGTATTTTTGGCCTTTATTAATTTTAAGTGAAAAGAAAAACTACACGCTATCTTTAGCTCTTCAGATGTTTATAAGTTCTGAAGGTGGAAACGATTGGGGTGTAACAATGGCGATTGCAACATTAACAATTATTTTTCCAATTATTATGTACGCATTCTTCCAAAAAAAAATAATGACGAGTTTTGTAAAATCAGGAGTAAAAGGATAG